The Sciurus carolinensis unplaced genomic scaffold, mSciCar1.2, whole genome shotgun sequence genomic interval cttttaatcacagtaatgaaaaagctgactaaacagaaagaaaaagctaCAGACCAATTTcgttgatgaacatagatacaaaatttctaaataaaatattggaaaacagCATAGACAAGCACATTAAAAGATCAAGTGCATCACAGTAAATTGggatttatcccagagatgcaatgTTGCTCAACATATGGTaatcattaaatataataaaacacataaatgaatataagggtaataatcatgtggttatttcaagagatatagaaaaagcacttgaaaaagtagaacacacatttttaatatactagagaaactagggatagaagaaaattaCCTACACATTGTAAAGGTATATATGAATAAAACTAAGGCAGGCATTATACAAAAGgagagaaattgaaagcattttctctaaaaacaggaaaagcaagCATGCCCACCATTCCCACTATTATTCAGCATAGTCcctgaaattctagtcagagcaattagacaaagtagaaattaaatatatatagaaaagaagagttccaattatttgtgtttgttgaattacatgattctatatttagaagaaccaacaaaatccaccagaaacttttaagagtacataaataaattgaggaaaataGCAGAATACAATGTCAACACCCATGAATCTATGACATTCTTATCTACAAAGattaatctgctgaaaaagaaattgggaataagatatcatttcattatattctcaaaataaataaaatacttgggcattcAATCTAGGAAAGAGGTGAAGTAGttctacaaatgaaaattaaagaacactgaagaaagaaattggagaagaccttagaagaaatacaaaattggtctggggatgtagttcagttttCAAGTGCCCAGTGCCctccaaataagaaaaatatgtcatATGAGTTACCGATTGAAGTTGAGCTATGtataaaatatccaagaagaaAGAGGTATTAGACTAGTAAGAATCTACTGCAGGGGTCAATAGGAAAATTACTTCTGGAAATAGAAATTAGAGATAAATGGAGTAAAGGGGAGTTAGTATATATAGAAATAgctaaaacttttgaaaaacCTATAGAATAAATGAAGGTCATAAATATTGGTatgtaagaggaaaatgaagacagataagtcaaaaaatttaaataactcaaAACTAAGATGGAGCTATGACAATAAAAGATCAGCTCTTGATAAGGCATGTGGCATTCATTGCTGATCACTTCTATGAAGTGACATCCTTCACTATGCTCTTAGGACTTGTCACAATTCTACATTTCCCAATCATGTATTTAgcatttatccatttaaaaaatgttaaatgatacattaatattgtacacatttatgggtcacacatataatattttgatttatgtatAAACATTAGGATGCTTAGAAAATCTATTACCTGAAATGTGAATCAAGTCTTGTTTTGGGGacattcaaattttgttttctattttgaaatacataaattattgttGACAACATTCACCCTCCTATGCTAGGAACCATGAGCACTTAATCTCTCCCATATGCTGTGAGAGCATACAGGATAGATTATAATCTTAGTCTAGAgactgagaaaaagttttctcaTTGGATCACAAATAGATCAAATTATAAAGTGTTTGTAACAGGCAGGTGAGAAGGAGTGCAAATATTCtttcaggaagatgaaaaggagTGGTAGAATGTCCTCAGAAAGACAGCATAAATTATAAGAGTCACTGGAAAACATTACTGGAAAATCATGGAATGCATATTAGGCTGTGCACTAATGGAGATAATGTTACAAAAAAGGCAAGGTCCAAATCACATATGTTCCTGTCATGTACCTTAAAGATAtcagtagaaatattttagcaaaaaaagtcattaaattttGAAGCAGTGTAATTCTCTGGTGggggacatttgtatttctattccATAATACTGTTTTGCTGTAGTCTGGAAAGCAAGTTCAATGACAAAAGATTGTACTTAGTGAAATGACTAAGAAAGCAACTCTTCAGGAGAAACTAGGTGGAATTGTCTACTTGGTGTAAGAAGAGATGTAGAAGAGGGAATGATTTCCAATTTATGAGGACTTGAAATAGGCAGAAAACACACATCATGTAGGCTATAAGTTTTTTAAAGTGTAggataaaaattctaaaaaccaAGAGGTCTCTCagagagaaatttttttaaatgattcattgAGTATAAAAATGCTAGAGAAAAGAATTGGTCCTGAGACATATTCCCTAAGTCACCAGAATTATGGATATGAAGCACTTGGGAAATTGTCTTCCAGCTCTAAAAGACCAGAGTATTTTATAATGGAAGTTTATGGAGAAGAACATATATTGCTCATATTGAACCTATGTTGGCTCCAGATGAGAACAGAAGGACAATGCAAAGTTAGGAAATTATCAGGATAGGACAAATTTGGGAATGTAAGAAGAGTGTCTGCTCCTTGACTGGTAGGGAATGTAAAACACCTTGACACACATGCTCCTGGGACTTTGAATGGAGGTTTGAAATGTAAACTTAGAAGTTAGGAGCAGTTCTTTTTGCTCTGATTTCTCTCTTATTTTGGAACTGCTAGTTGAATTGCTTTCTTaacatctcctctcttccactctctgcttaaaacaaaattaagacatCTCATTGTTTTATCAGTGGAAATTGTAATTTTGTGCTTCTAATGTAGAAACTAGATATTCAAaagtatgaatcaataaaatagggaaaacctTTCACTTTCCAAATTAACCTTGGGGCAGAAGAAGTTTTAGTGTGAATTATGGATGCATTGAAGCTGAGATGCCTGTTACAAGTGTAGACaaagaagttcagaagaaaatgtggcattcaaTATAATTTAAGTTCATTTCCTAAATTGAAtacataaatgattgaataaagaaGGCATTTAATGAGTTTATTTGTTACCAGGAGAAGCAGAACATACTCTCTGGTGAATATTAGAAATTGCACAGATAACTAAGTTACTTGTCATAGGTCATCTGGAAACATCAATGAAAGATCTAAACTAAAATGATTATATATCATcagtaaaaatgtggaaaaataaaataaattgaaaggaagtgcaagattttatgaaattatattgagtccagattttctttaaaattgcaacACATTCTCTGAATGTCTGATACACTAGATTCACTGGAATTTTATTCATACACATGACTATGTGAATTTTATAATCTTATGAGTGGATTTTTTATACATGTTACTTCCAGTCTTGTCTTTAGAGCATACCATGGAAATATGAGATAAGTGAGATTTGTAAGgagaaaaatagttatttttattatatcatcatgaataaattcataagaaaaatgtaattaaaatataatgacatATTATGTCATTATAAAAGTGCATTTATAGATTATATGCCtatcagaatatttctttttttatatctttatttattcttatgtggtgctgaggattgaagccaatgcctaacacatgcaaggcaagtgctcttccactgagtcatAGCCCCAGACCcaagaataatttcttaaattagcATTCACTAATGTTATCCATTATTCAGTAGTATTTCTTACAAGTTTATATCTTATTTGAATTCTCTTTTCCTATTATATTTGCTATGagagattaaatataatattttaagtataatgaTATCatattggaatatatatttttcaattcaaataaaatattctccaattttttaatcaattttgtcCTTCCATAATCTAATTTACTAAAAATAGGGCATATTAGTAGTATATATCAGCAATTTATGATCTTtcaatagaggaaaatttatattttgattttgaaaattgttttcaagGATAAGGTCATCTTATGTAGAAAGATATTAAGGTATTTATTCTATAGTACATTTCTTGGGCatgcaattattttgaatatttccttatGGTGCATTGTTGAATGTGTTATTTTATTCTCCTAGTACACTGGAATGCAACCAAGCTCTTTTCAGATGTACCAATATGTGATTACATATTCAAGAGCTGTAATGGTAagagcatatatatttatcatcattaaaTTCTTCAGATACATTGATTCCTTTATCAATCTACATTGaccatctttgtctttttatatcGTGATTGACTTAAAgcttttttctgatttatacaTAGCAATTACCttgcatttttgtttggtttggtttcaaaTTTCATGGAATCTTTTTCTCTATACTTTCACTTTCCAACTTTGTGCATACTTCAGTTGGCATGAGTCTCTTGTAGGGAATGtgcagataaatatttttaaaatctgctcaATCATATTCTTTGAGTGGAGAATCCAATcatgtttttacatatatttcaaaagacagatgtaccagtttaaattttctctaataaAGCCTCCAATAAAAGAGGGGAATCTCTTCAATTACTACCAatagtgaaaatttaaatttcttaatttaattggaatttaacttatagttatatattatttattgcagacattgaaaaaataaatttgtcataGTTTTTTATCCTATTACCTAATAATAATGTTTCGAGTTTTTCACTGAATAGTTATTCAGCACTACTTGTCAGATATCAGAGTAACAAAgatcatcaccattaccatcatcatccTTGTTACCTTATATTTTTAACCAGTATGTAATTTTTGTGGGTCTGACTCATGCACAACtctagaaaatgagaataaatatacTAGTACTTTGTGAATAACACAAAAACatggttcaaataatttttccaaattcataaaccagttaattttctgaaaattttggactaattattatagttttgtattggcatattattttctttctaatttgcatttctctagtgtcTAACAATATTGAATgtctttttaaacctttatttgcatttttatcttttctttgaattttctgttccaatattttgtcaatttgAAAAAGTGTACACTAATTGGGTTATTCCTTATTGAGCATTGAAGGTTCTACACCTGTCATGTGTAAatgtatatttgtacatattttgtcattgtgtgtGGTTTGTGTTGCATTTCCTTTAGAATGTCTTTAGatgtcagaaatttttattttagtctctttttatagtttttctttcattctacataaaaatattttccctactCATAACTTTTGGCAATGTTAATATATTTCAGGTTAAAGTTTCTTTGATGTCTAGTCAGCTATTAATGACACACACTACACATgctatatttttgtcttttgaggtttatttttatatttgatttttaacataagaaGGCCATTACATCCTCTACTATCTtgaacatataaaatgtatattttaataaatgtttagtgTCTTTATTAGTTCACTTAGATATTTCTGGGTCACTTTTTGTGGACTTACTTTACTGTTCTTTACacatattttcctgatattttgacATTCCTGATAATTTCCATTGGATACTGGAACTgtgatttctgttttatattgatacaaattctgttgttgcaattattattttgttatttttattattttatggttattattcTTTGCAGAAATAGGGATTGATTTCAcactaccatggagctacatcttcagtcctttatttattttgagataggatctcaccaagttgcccaggctggactggaacttgggatcctcctgcctccaccattcACATAACAGAGATTGCacatgtgtgccactgtgcaaagatagaaaacaaaattgattttacattggacagttttttgttttgttttattttaatctggGGGTTGCACTCCTGGCCGCTGATTGGACCATTTCAAAAGAAGCCTATTCTCTCACTGACTCCCTGTATTCTGGGAAAATGTGGAAGTGTCCATCAGAGGCTGTGGAGAGAAGGCAACAAACACGAAGCAAGGCAAAGCCGCCCCCACACTCCCTTTAGCTCTGCGCATCCAGAGCACAGTACAGGAGAGGAGGAGCCTGTGCCTGGCCAGCAGCCTCAGCAAGGCATCATGCCTTGCCTTGGATGCATCACCACATGTGCTGGCGAGTGGGCAGTGCTGTCCGCTGTGCCTGCTGCCCCCTGCCAGAGGGTACATGGGAAGGGGGTGTGGGTGGGGACCAGGGGTTCAGGCCTGGCAGGAAGTGGAGGGTAGAGGTGCAGCACTGGAGCTCCCATGCCAGTCACCAGTTGGGTCGGTCGCAGATCCCGGGTCACCCAGGTGTTTCCATGGGTTGGGTAGGGTGTGCGTGGATGTCTGTCCCACTCCTTCTGGGGGTCGGCTCTGCACCGCCTTCCATGCTTGCTGCAGCTTTGATATCTAGGGGAGGCCAGTCCTTCTGTGAGGCGGAGGAGGGGAAGTGGTGGAAGGCCCCCTGAGACACTGAGTTCTTCTCGGTGGGTGTGGGTCTGGGGGTGTGGTTTGCACTGTTCCGTTGCCTCCTTCAAGTAAGGAAGGGGCACGGGTCTGCAGGATGTGGGTAAGGAGGCGGTGGCCAGGGGGTTCCAGCTCCTTGGAGAGGCCTTGGTTCTgcacagaggagaaggaggaacaggaggagtaggaggagcagaaggagcagAAAGAGTAGGAGGAGTCCTAGTGTGGGAAGCAGGTGAAGACCAAAACCAGGGAAGCCTCCTGCTGGTGGGTCACACCCCGAGTGTCAGTCAGGAGCAGAGGTGGAAGGAACGTGGGACAGTGAAAGAACCAGGGGAAGGGACGCAAAACATTGTGTGGTCACAGTCATTGTTTTGGGTGTCTTTGGGCCCTATTAATTTGCTCCCCAAATCCACTGGATAGCTCCAGTTTCTCTCCCTCCAATCCCCCCACACTGCCACATAGACTCTCCTCTGGCTTCCCTCTCTTTTCACAcaactttttttccctctctttttccctcaACTTTTCACATACTCCTTTTATAGGTAAGCAGTATTTTGCCTTCAGCTTGGGGAACCTTTGCTAACAACAGGATGCCTGAATTTGTTCTGACCATGAACTGCTTtaaattcctctcttcctcctgttctttcctttctgggaCCTAGAATGTCCAATGACCACTAACAATTagcttttcttctgcaaaaatggCAAAGACTTTTAGTTGAAACACATGGCGCCTCTCTTATGTGAATATGTCCACCCAAGACACATCAATGGTCGTGTTTCCATAGCCTTAgcctgtgttttaattttctagacACAGAAGTAGCAGAATTTGTTTTGAGTCTTGGTCATTTCTAGGTTCAGCAAAGCATAGTCAGCTTGACCTTCTTTCATTTATCAGGAAAGGTTTGACTTAATGATGGATAATTCTCTCTTCAATATTTACATTACTTTTTTGAGGGAGTGTTTTGTTGAAGGATTTCTTTAGGAAAGTATTATGCAAgatgatcagagaaacaaatttgAGTTACCATGTTTTAGGTTGACTTTGTTAACACATTGGACAGAAGAAAATTAATGGGATTTTATGACCTCTGATGCCTTGAGTTGATCTAAAATCTTTCTCAAAGCTAGAAATAAGGCTGAAgactaaattttcagaaaatagaatttcTAGTGGTAAtatcctttgtttttgttcttttgagtctgAGGAGTTGACTTAACTTTGGAGGTTGCTTTGTTAATGAAGTTATTTCAGTCTTTGTGATTCTAGCATCTATATACTTGCATCAACAATGGGttggaacaaaagaagaaatgtgactaTACCTAAGatacattctgtttttattttttaaccttatGAAAGACAATTTGGGAATATAAGGGTTTTATACTTTTATCTGGCAAGCCATCTTATAGGCCAGAAGCCCTAAGGGTTTGATTGCTGTGCTCCAAAAAAATTagtctttgaaattaaaattatttgactttaaatttattaggcaaatataattcattacttattttataatgaaaataacattattGCTGTATGATTGGAAAGATTAtcaaagaaatatctgtttaataCAGGGACATTGATATTGGCATCACTTTCAGATCTTGCTGCCACATAAGTAttgacaatataaaaattaatagatttcaGTTCAGGGACCTCTCTCTGAATTATGGGGCTTCTATCCCATCCTAACTGAGTCTTTTTTGAAATTAACTGATTGTATTCAGaattatgaataatatatatatatatatatatatatatatatatgtacaacacATGAAAAGGCCATACTTAGAGtccattaatctttttttctttcttttctttcttcctgttttttagTGCTTGCTTAGATTATCAGAATTTACATTACAGtaagaaaatataccaaaaagagaaggaagacttcTGGATGGTAGAATTTATAGGTCACTATAttctttctctgtaattttacaaattttcatgttacttttatacttggaaaaataaatgtaaaatagaagTCTTGTTACTATCTTAATTTGCCTATGACTAAAATAAGCTTTCATAAAGTGCATAATTCACTCTACTCCTTGGGTCAGGCCAACAAAGTAACTTTCAGTTTTCAATAGTTAAAATAGTGTAGACTGTCATATGTTTTGTTTaccagaagaacaaaagaaacatacacagtaaggaaagatgaaaatagaATAATTGATTCAATGTGTGTGATAACCCTGTACACCTAAGCTCTCCTAACtcattaatttataaagtatagaaagtattagttctttttactCTGTAACACAGGATAGCTCTGTTGATTAAgcagatttttatatatgtgtgtagataTGCTTAATTTTCAGATACTGCTTCAATCCTACAATTTTGGTGGCAAGAGCAGGTGTATGAAATCATTTGCTTTGCTGTGTCAGGGttttttaaccttatttttagtaataatattttccttctttccctccattGATGAAGTAGAACTAACTCAAAAACATTGCAATACTTTACTGTGAACGTAGAACTATAATGGCAACAGAGGAAATGATTCAAAAGTGAACATAATAATGTCCCTTAATATTAGGAAACTATCTTTGAACtctatttttgcacattttgCTCATGTGTAATAATGCTGAATATTTATAATGctatattttaaacacatattgGTATTTCCTAATCTTTATATAATTATGGTATCATGTTCTGTCATTTTGTACATAGCTTTCATACTTCCAGGGTGAtaattattaattgtttcttCATTGGGGAAAAAGTTATTACATGTTAAAATCAACTTACAACAATGTTctctagtatttttttaaaaatgtatttcataagTTCTCACTCCTTTTCTACCTGGAAAGGAGGAATAATTTtaggttcttttgaattttaagtaagCAATTTTAGCTGGACCTTTTAAATAGGAAATAGTTATTTAGAATACTTGTTATAAAACAATAAtggcattttgcattttaaatgctgaaaacaagaaatcagtttatggcatttaaaatgtgctttatataGCATTTGTGAAGTAAAACCTGCCTATACCAGAAAACCTTGTACAGTTCATTAGCATTCAACCTGCAatgttgcctttttattttttttgtactagtgGAGAGAAGGAGGAATTGGACTAACTTTTAAGACTTTTTATTGTCATTAGTGGagtcattctcattattttgCTCACTGTATAGTCAGTGTTTACTTTTGAAGTCTGAAATGTTGACCTGGAAAGAATAATTGTCATGGGCCAGAAAAATCTAATGAGTATAACTTTATGttccttcctattttctttccctgttggCCAAATTGGAAAATCAATAGACATCTACCAGTAAATCTAATAATGCTGTTCTTGTGTTCTGCAGTAACTTATGGTAGTGGACCCTTATTTGAGGTGGTATATTTGTAAAACCATGTCATATTGGGATGACATAAAATTATCTTgcttttcaaagtcttttttaaaaagatattttaaaatataatctaacCTAGTCTACTCAAGCTGCAATAACAATATACCATAGTGGGTGACTTAAAAATTAACAGGTATTTTCTCAGAGATCTGGCATCCAGGAGTTTGATATGAGGGTGCCATCTTAGAGTTCTGGTGAGAGTCTACTTCCTGCTTTGTAGAGAGCTACCTTTCTGATGTGTGGTTTCCTGAACTTTCCTCTTGTGCCTGTGTATGCAGGGGAGATATGAGAGACAGGGAAAGCTGTTTTCCTCTTAAATTGTCACAAATCTTTTTATGATTTCCTAACTGCAATACCtaatctaaacctaattaccttccaGAGACTCACATCCATAATTATCACTCTGGGAGATTAAAACCTCAACATAGAAATTTGGGGGTCACTTAAACATTCAGTGCATAGCGTAAACTAtgtgaaagaaattaacattaatgaCATACTCTGCTAGGTACAATTTTGCTGTCTTAAATCTTCACAAAAAGTCCATCATATAACTATTATAACTGTTTTCACATGAGGAAATACAGACCTTAGGTTAAATAATTGTCTCCAGGGTCCTACCACTGTAATGATACTGAGATCCTAATTTAGCATTCAGACCACTGTGTTCAGTGCCTCCTCTGGGTTGAAATGCTGAAAAATTAGTTCAACGCTAATGTTGGCTTGTAGAGAAAAATGCAGTCTTGTTTAAGAGtgatttcaaaaagtgaaatcagggtaAGGAGTAAACAATTTTCATGAGAAACTTAGTCATCtggcagtgcccctgttcaaggacagataagctctctgcccagagaacattaaaaaaataaaacaacttaaagaCATCTGTTTTCTGAtctcaaggcctggctcctggccagatccaggtctaGAGACCAAATGTACTGATGGAACTGAGCCATGTGGCTCCAGACAATAAATTTATATGTTTACtacagtgtatttaagagagatgagaagaacccaaaggtgacaagactgctttctttggttatgtatgctgcAAAATTCCCATGATGTCTCTCTggtgctgagttggtatgctacccgggatgattttccttttgtatatactttatatgtcgTAATaatactatcttttcctatatggcttgtggtggtacattcagcaGATcagcccatataaattataagtctgtgcacagcaaTGGGAAATATGTTCCCAGACATTGCTCTTTATTAACAGTGGTAAATTGGAAAGTTcaatcaaaattatatttaaacgTAAGCAGTTTTACTACTTAAACATTGGAgccatataaaatgtataatctgCAACATGTTTATTACTCAATGACTtcaaataaagaactaaaaagatatttaaaatatttacatatttactgaaagtcatgaatttatcagtttttatgcataaaatgaaatgaatgtgaatttttgaaaagaaaaaatgcagtgCTGTGACATTGCCGTGACATTGtgtggaattatttttaatttgttttcttttatattttaatattttaaaaattttttagatgttgatggacatttgtcatattcacttatttatatgtggtgttgagaatggaatccagtgcctcacataccctaggcaagtgctctacccctgagtcaccCCTCAGCCCCATATTTTCCTTAGGtacttacttatttgttttgttcttacatGTGTTAAAGTTAGCATTCAggagggtgatccaagatggtggactagagggtgactgcatctcctgctgctccagaacccaggattcaaaaagggaaggcattgagagacttggactaaaatagagccaaggGGTAAGTCTCCCCCACCGAGTGAAGCTCGGcttgggtggcaggcctggacaggggcagtttttcacagcagggcagggcagctagagtcttccccaggtagacctgctccctctggcagtgggctccttccacatggccagcttctcggagcaggccacccagtgacagcctttctgcacagaaccagctccaagttctggagccagtggtgagctctggcccacaggcagcttcagggacaagAAAAAGGcagtcagggacttccccaagcagtcaTGCAACCTCTGGCAAcaggctcctttcatggccatcttcttggagcagaccgcctagtgagagcctttctacacagagccagccacaagtcccggagccagcagaAAGCTGCACCCCACAgacagcctctgggaccagggcagggcagccagagacatctccaagcagccctgcttcctccaacagtaggctctttccatggggcaatccaagatggtggactacagggtgactgcatcatctcctgtcactccagaacccaggactcagaaggggaggcattgagagacttggactaaaatagagacaAGGGGTGAGTATCCCCCACCaggtgaaacttggcctgggtggcaggcccggacaggaGAG includes:
- the LOC124975750 gene encoding extensin-like; amino-acid sequence: MSGTVLATCQSRSKRRSGTPPTLSAPSAPPTPPVPPSPLCRTKASPRSWNPLATASLPTSCRPVPLPYLKEATEQCKPHPQTHTHREELSVSGGLPPLPLLRLTEGLASPRYQSCSKHGRRCRADPQKEWDRHPRTPYPTHGNTWVTRDLRPTQLVTGMGAPVLHLYPPLPARPEPLVPTHTPFPCTLWQGAAGTADSTAHSPAHVVMHPRTPPTLSAPSAPPTPPVPPSPLCRTKASPRSWNPLATASLPTSCRPVPLPYLKEATEQCKPHPQTHTHREELSVSGGLPPLPLLRLTEGLASPRYQSCSKHGRRCRADPQKEWDRHPRTPYPTHGNT